One segment of Parvularcula sp. IMCC14364 DNA contains the following:
- a CDS encoding DUF3035 domain-containing protein, with the protein MNKSPRLLVALTALGLAASACASGGNEFGRNRDAPDEFAVVTKAPLTLPPDFALRPPRPGETRPQEKSPSERAQQLLLGDESSAPPTDGELALIQAAGALNVDPNIRSILGAENGGWAEKDDSLTNRLIFWRVSNNQIDDSAAPLRVEDPEEWLASRRRSIENVTAGEQVVIAKTSRALKLPGVR; encoded by the coding sequence ATGAACAAGTCTCCCCGTCTGCTGGTTGCCCTCACCGCACTCGGCCTCGCTGCTTCAGCTTGTGCCAGTGGTGGAAACGAGTTCGGCCGCAATCGCGATGCCCCGGATGAGTTTGCTGTGGTCACCAAGGCTCCCCTGACATTGCCGCCTGACTTTGCGCTGCGGCCACCACGCCCCGGCGAAACACGCCCTCAGGAGAAATCACCTTCTGAACGTGCGCAGCAACTGCTGCTTGGCGATGAATCATCCGCCCCGCCAACAGATGGTGAGCTTGCGCTTATTCAGGCTGCCGGTGCGCTGAATGTGGACCCGAACATCCGCTCTATTCTGGGAGCAGAAAATGGTGGCTGGGCTGAAAAAGATGACAGCCTCACTAACCGCCTGATTTTCTGGCGTGTGAGCAATAACCAGATTGATGACTCAGCAGCTCCGCTGCGTGTTGAAGATCCGGAAGAATGGCTGGCCAGCCGCCGCCGCTCGATTGAAAATGTCACCGCCGGTGAGCAGGTCGTGATTGCCAAGACGAGCCGCGCCCTGAAGCTGCCGGGCGTGCGCTAG
- the ttcA gene encoding tRNA 2-thiocytidine(32) synthetase TtcA gives MSYDQTAPDISASPQQTFWLLRHAPQTTGFNKLRKRLNRLALQAVSDFSMLQNSRRWLVCLSGGKDSWAMLGILMDLKERGDLPVDILACNLDQGQPGFPPTTIPDFLNEAGIAHRIEFRDTYRVVTEKIPAGQTYCALCSRLRRGNLYRIAREEGCDAVVLGHHREDILETFFLNFFHGGHLAAMPPKLLNDQGDLTVLRPLSYCAEDDLARYSAALRFPIIPCDLCGSQDGLQRKVIKQMIDRMETDSPGRKETMLRALAHIKPGHMLDRDLFDFESLVAEKTDSLKG, from the coding sequence TTGTCTTACGATCAGACAGCACCGGATATATCTGCCAGCCCTCAACAGACATTTTGGCTGTTGCGCCATGCGCCGCAAACCACTGGCTTCAACAAGCTGCGCAAACGACTGAATCGCCTGGCCCTTCAGGCCGTCAGTGATTTTTCGATGCTGCAAAATAGCCGCCGCTGGCTGGTTTGCCTGTCCGGTGGCAAGGACTCCTGGGCAATGCTCGGCATCCTCATGGACCTGAAGGAACGCGGCGACCTGCCCGTGGATATTCTGGCCTGCAATCTCGATCAGGGCCAGCCGGGTTTCCCGCCAACCACAATACCGGACTTCCTCAATGAGGCCGGCATCGCCCACAGAATAGAGTTCCGTGACACTTATCGTGTCGTGACGGAGAAAATTCCCGCAGGGCAGACATATTGTGCCCTCTGCTCCCGCCTGCGGCGCGGGAACCTGTATCGTATCGCGCGCGAAGAAGGGTGTGATGCGGTCGTTCTGGGGCACCATCGCGAGGACATTCTTGAGACGTTTTTTCTCAATTTCTTCCATGGCGGACACCTGGCTGCAATGCCGCCAAAGCTCCTGAACGATCAAGGTGACCTGACTGTCCTGCGCCCCCTCAGTTACTGTGCAGAGGATGACCTTGCCAGGTACAGCGCCGCATTACGCTTTCCCATCATCCCCTGTGATCTCTGTGGCTCTCAGGATGGTTTACAGCGTAAGGTCATCAAGCAGATGATTGACCGTATGGAAACGGACTCTCCCGGTCGCAAGGAAACGATGTTGCGTGCGCTGGCCCATATCAAACCCGGCCACATGCTGGACCGGGACCTGTTTGATTTTGAGAGCCTTGTTGCTGAGAAGACCGATAGTCTTAAGGGCTAG